From the genome of Bordetella sp. H567, one region includes:
- a CDS encoding Bug family tripartite tricarboxylate transporter substrate binding protein, with protein MQDHDKNGGENAAAHPSRASFPPGQATRRDQPAALPRAGTTRRAGIARAWMAAVAATLCAALIAPGPARAQDDWPSKPLTLLIPYAPGGTTDIIGRILADKVGRILGQTVVADNRGGAGGTIAGTMLSRSNPDGYTIMLEHIGFAFNATLYPHLSYEPLKDITPVAYVGQTPNVLVVTNSMPVHNIKEFLDYARAHPGAVNYGSGGVGSAGHLPMAWLQSKQDLKLTHIPYKGSGPAITDLISGRIEAMLLTIPAVLPYIRSGQVRPLATSGAQRAASLPDLPTMLEAGIKGFDYEPWYGVFVRTGTPPAVVAKLHDAINKALQDPDTQKRMLEQGLAVSTWTQQKFQQQVHDDTEKWHAIITSLNIKMN; from the coding sequence ATGCAGGACCACGATAAGAACGGCGGCGAGAACGCAGCGGCCCACCCATCAAGGGCGTCTTTCCCGCCAGGACAGGCAACGCGGCGGGACCAGCCCGCCGCCCTGCCGCGGGCCGGGACAACTCGCCGCGCCGGCATCGCGCGCGCATGGATGGCCGCGGTGGCCGCGACCCTGTGCGCCGCCTTGATCGCCCCAGGCCCCGCGCGGGCGCAGGACGACTGGCCCAGCAAGCCCTTGACGCTGCTGATCCCCTACGCCCCCGGCGGCACGACCGACATCATCGGCCGCATCCTGGCGGACAAGGTGGGCCGCATCCTGGGGCAGACCGTGGTCGCGGACAATCGCGGCGGCGCGGGCGGCACGATCGCCGGCACCATGCTGTCGCGGTCCAATCCCGACGGCTACACGATCATGCTCGAGCACATCGGCTTCGCTTTCAACGCGACGCTGTATCCGCACCTGAGCTACGAGCCGCTCAAGGACATCACGCCGGTCGCCTACGTCGGGCAGACGCCCAACGTGCTGGTGGTGACCAACTCCATGCCGGTGCACAACATCAAGGAATTCCTGGACTATGCCCGCGCGCATCCCGGGGCGGTCAACTACGGATCGGGCGGCGTCGGCAGCGCGGGCCACCTGCCCATGGCCTGGCTGCAGTCCAAGCAGGACTTGAAGCTGACCCACATCCCGTACAAGGGATCGGGCCCCGCCATCACGGATCTCATTTCCGGCCGCATCGAGGCCATGCTGCTTACCATTCCGGCGGTGCTGCCGTACATCCGTAGCGGCCAGGTCAGGCCGCTGGCGACGTCCGGCGCGCAGCGCGCGGCGTCCCTGCCCGACCTGCCCACCATGCTGGAGGCCGGCATCAAGGGTTTCGACTACGAGCCCTGGTATGGGGTGTTCGTGCGCACCGGTACGCCGCCGGCCGTCGTCGCCAAGCTGCATGACGCGATCAACAAGGCCCTGCAGGATCCCGATACGCAGAAAAGAATGCTGGAGCAGGGACTGGCCGTTTCCACCTGGACACAGCAGAAGTTTCAGCAGCAGGTGCACGACGATACCGAGAAGTGGCACGCCATCATCACGTCGCTGAACATCAAGATGAATTAA
- a CDS encoding S8 family serine peptidase, translating to MIACTPPIPHVPAPDDTSGFPASPAPGAAAPDGAHAHAASAAQLFEAAVPDDPLFPYQWHLKNTGQHVFGDTRPQAGVDLNLGTLHQQGITGKGVVVAIHEPGRIDPDHEDLAPNLLARHPLDRATAGDFDVAHATATAGIIAAVEGNGKGGGSIAPGAQLIDMAAPGAGDLPRARLHNLSGGSSPVLFTPYSAAEYPDQDVDGGSGDLFIKSGGNEFESAEKIGVSAQACSAATGGTGTSCLTAAAESMNAMARVVTVASVNAAGVKASYSSSGSTLWVSGLGGEYGHERQYVTDSGAVGLPNVADAHLYAPAIVTTDMSGADRGLNRDRPGSPRYNALDGGSLSSVDASGDYTARANGTSAAAPTVTGVTALMLQANPALTWRDIKYILATTARQIDPDRQKIVWQGLVLDDGWVTNAAGRAFSNWYGYGLVDATAAVQAAQRHTPLGPLRNTGWLATADKEAPVAAREAAASGPRITVDDDMKIETVQLRLRTTHKNPNQLHIVLTSPSGTSSIILPAHTLVALPDGAFSIDLTASNAFLDESARGTWTLRVVDAKDPAPTSAVVSWELRVLGH from the coding sequence ATGATCGCCTGCACTCCTCCCATCCCGCACGTCCCCGCACCGGACGACACCAGCGGCTTCCCCGCATCGCCCGCGCCAGGCGCGGCGGCGCCGGATGGCGCCCATGCGCATGCCGCCAGCGCGGCGCAGCTTTTCGAGGCCGCCGTTCCGGACGACCCGCTCTTCCCGTATCAATGGCACCTGAAGAACACCGGGCAGCACGTCTTTGGGGATACGCGGCCCCAGGCCGGCGTCGACTTGAACCTGGGTACGCTGCACCAGCAGGGCATCACAGGCAAGGGCGTGGTCGTCGCCATCCACGAACCCGGCCGCATCGATCCGGACCACGAAGACCTGGCGCCCAATCTGCTGGCCCGCCATCCGCTGGACCGGGCCACCGCGGGGGATTTCGATGTGGCCCACGCCACCGCCACCGCGGGCATCATTGCCGCCGTGGAAGGCAATGGCAAAGGCGGCGGAAGCATTGCGCCGGGGGCGCAGCTGATCGATATGGCGGCGCCCGGCGCGGGCGATCTGCCCCGGGCGCGGCTGCATAACCTGAGCGGCGGGAGCTCGCCCGTCCTCTTCACGCCGTACTCGGCCGCGGAATATCCGGACCAGGATGTGGACGGCGGCAGCGGCGACCTCTTCATCAAGTCCGGCGGCAATGAATTCGAAAGCGCCGAAAAAATCGGCGTCAGCGCGCAGGCCTGCAGCGCGGCGACCGGCGGCACCGGCACCAGCTGCCTGACCGCGGCGGCGGAATCCATGAACGCCATGGCGAGGGTGGTGACGGTCGCATCGGTGAATGCCGCCGGCGTGAAGGCTTCCTACTCCAGCTCCGGTTCAACGCTATGGGTGTCCGGCCTGGGCGGCGAGTATGGCCATGAAAGGCAGTACGTGACCGATTCCGGTGCCGTGGGGCTTCCCAACGTTGCCGATGCGCACCTATACGCGCCGGCCATCGTGACGACCGATATGTCCGGCGCGGACCGTGGCCTGAACCGCGACCGGCCCGGCTCGCCGCGCTACAACGCCCTCGATGGCGGCAGCCTGTCCAGCGTCGACGCCAGCGGCGACTACACCGCGCGGGCCAACGGCACGTCGGCCGCCGCGCCCACCGTGACGGGCGTGACCGCGCTGATGCTGCAGGCCAATCCCGCGCTGACCTGGCGCGACATCAAGTACATCCTGGCCACCACCGCGCGCCAGATCGACCCCGACCGGCAGAAGATCGTCTGGCAGGGGCTGGTGCTGGACGATGGCTGGGTCACCAATGCCGCGGGCCGCGCCTTCAGCAACTGGTACGGCTACGGACTGGTGGACGCAACCGCCGCCGTGCAGGCCGCGCAGCGCCACACGCCCCTGGGGCCGCTGCGCAATACCGGCTGGCTGGCGACCGCGGACAAGGAAGCGCCCGTCGCCGCCAGGGAGGCGGCGGCGTCTGGGCCCCGCATCACCGTGGATGACGATATGAAGATCGAGACGGTACAGCTGCGCTTGCGGACGACGCACAAGAATCCCAACCAGCTGCATATCGTGCTGACGTCTCCATCAGGCACGTCCAGCATCATCCTGCCGGCGCATACCCTGGTCGCGCTGCCTGACGGCGCGTTCTCCATAGACCTGACGGCGTCCAATGCCTTCCTGGACGAGTCGGCACGCGGCACCTGGACGCTGCGCGTGGTCGACGCGAAGGACCCGGCGCCCACAAGCGCGGTCGTGTCCTGGGAACTGCGCGTACTGGGGCATTGA
- a CDS encoding acetate--CoA ligase family protein, giving the protein MMERNQARGIIARAREENRQALSEADGKALLAAFGMAVPRSVVACDADDAAAQASALSGPFVAKVVSPDILHKSDAGGVALNLRDADAVRDAVRAMAARPAIAAARVDGWLVEEMAPRGIEVAVGAVRDPQFGQMIMVGLGGIFIEVLKDVAFRICPITEADAWAMLDELRGAALLDGARGQEAADRQALVRALMAVGGKGGLLETLGDDLAELDINPLIASSNGVRAVDARFVLAPVREAAPAERAVPASPTGSDVLEYYRPLFRPRTVAVLGASTRSVAIANTFIRRLKAYGYDGAIYPIHPSAPEVEGLPAYPSLAETPQPVDYAYVAIGASQIPEVLGAAAGRCRFAQVISSGFGETEEGRDMQQRLVEQARAGGVRVLGPNCLGTYSPRGGLTFPSDAPKEAGAIGIVSQSGGLSTDIIKRGQWRGLRFSGLVTIGNSADIAPHDLLEYFLYDPDTKAVGLYLEDIKDGRAFFDLLRNAPVAKPVVILKGGTTSLGRLAASSHTGALAGHERAWDAVAAQTPVALVQTVDEFINALLALQHLTLRPERPTRAVTLFGNGGGSSVLGADTFAREGLAVAPFGASARAALESLGFPPGTSVLNPIDTPVRSLQEKDGWVAGEILDLVYEHARPDAVAMHLNLAAFVGRGAVDPIGNLLSVVEQTQRKWAGQAHFLLALRGDGSPELEDSKRAYRERARAVGVPVYDEIPDMAKALAVVSTLETRMAAWRAALGPVNRP; this is encoded by the coding sequence ATGATGGAACGCAATCAGGCGCGCGGCATTATTGCTCGCGCGCGCGAGGAGAACCGGCAGGCCTTGAGCGAAGCCGACGGCAAGGCCTTGCTGGCGGCCTTCGGCATGGCCGTGCCGCGCTCGGTGGTGGCGTGCGACGCCGATGACGCCGCCGCGCAGGCGTCCGCGCTGAGCGGGCCTTTCGTGGCGAAGGTGGTGTCGCCCGACATTCTGCACAAATCGGACGCGGGCGGCGTGGCGCTGAACCTGCGCGATGCCGATGCGGTACGCGATGCGGTGCGCGCCATGGCGGCCAGGCCGGCGATTGCCGCGGCCCGCGTGGACGGTTGGCTGGTCGAGGAAATGGCGCCCCGCGGTATCGAAGTGGCCGTCGGTGCCGTGCGCGATCCGCAGTTCGGGCAGATGATCATGGTCGGCTTGGGCGGCATCTTCATCGAAGTGCTGAAGGATGTGGCCTTTCGCATCTGCCCCATTACCGAGGCCGATGCGTGGGCCATGCTGGACGAGCTGCGCGGCGCGGCCCTGCTGGATGGCGCGCGCGGCCAGGAAGCGGCGGACAGGCAGGCCCTGGTGCGCGCCTTGATGGCGGTAGGCGGCAAGGGCGGACTGCTGGAGACGCTGGGCGACGATCTGGCCGAGCTGGACATCAATCCCCTGATCGCATCGTCGAACGGTGTGCGCGCGGTGGACGCGCGATTCGTGTTGGCGCCGGTGCGGGAAGCGGCACCGGCCGAGCGTGCCGTCCCTGCGTCGCCCACGGGCAGCGATGTCCTTGAGTATTACCGGCCGCTGTTCCGGCCACGCACGGTAGCCGTGCTGGGCGCGTCGACGCGCAGTGTCGCGATCGCCAACACCTTCATCCGGCGGCTGAAGGCCTACGGCTACGACGGCGCCATCTACCCCATCCATCCCAGCGCGCCGGAAGTGGAGGGGCTGCCCGCCTATCCCAGCCTGGCCGAAACCCCGCAGCCGGTGGACTACGCCTACGTCGCGATCGGCGCCAGCCAGATTCCCGAGGTGCTCGGCGCGGCCGCGGGCCGGTGCCGGTTCGCGCAGGTGATTTCCTCCGGTTTTGGCGAGACGGAGGAGGGCCGCGACATGCAGCAGCGGCTGGTGGAACAGGCGCGGGCCGGCGGCGTACGCGTGCTGGGACCGAACTGCCTGGGCACGTATTCGCCGCGCGGCGGCCTGACGTTCCCATCCGACGCGCCCAAGGAAGCGGGCGCCATCGGGATCGTGTCGCAATCGGGTGGGTTGTCCACCGACATCATCAAGCGCGGCCAGTGGCGCGGCTTGCGCTTCAGCGGGCTGGTGACCATCGGCAATAGCGCGGACATCGCGCCGCACGATCTGCTCGAATACTTCCTGTACGACCCCGACACCAAGGCGGTGGGCCTGTACCTGGAGGACATCAAGGATGGCCGCGCCTTCTTCGACCTGCTGCGCAACGCGCCGGTGGCCAAGCCGGTGGTGATCCTGAAGGGCGGCACCACCAGCCTGGGACGTCTGGCAGCCAGCTCGCATACCGGTGCGCTGGCCGGCCATGAACGCGCCTGGGATGCCGTGGCGGCGCAGACACCGGTGGCGCTGGTGCAGACCGTCGACGAATTCATCAACGCGCTGCTGGCGCTGCAGCATTTGACGCTGCGTCCGGAACGGCCGACGCGCGCCGTGACGCTGTTCGGCAACGGCGGCGGCTCCAGCGTGCTGGGCGCCGATACGTTCGCGCGCGAAGGCCTGGCGGTGGCGCCTTTTGGCGCGTCCGCGCGCGCGGCACTGGAGTCCCTGGGCTTTCCACCGGGCACCAGCGTATTGAATCCCATCGATACGCCGGTGCGCTCGCTGCAGGAGAAAGACGGCTGGGTGGCGGGGGAAATCCTGGACCTGGTCTACGAACACGCGCGTCCGGACGCGGTCGCCATGCACCTGAACCTGGCCGCCTTCGTCGGCCGGGGGGCGGTCGATCCGATCGGCAATCTGCTCAGCGTGGTCGAACAGACGCAACGTAAATGGGCGGGACAGGCGCACTTCCTGCTGGCCTTGCGCGGGGATGGTTCACCGGAGCTGGAAGACAGCAAACGGGCCTATCGGGAGCGGGCACGAGCGGTGGGCGTGCCGGTGTATGACGAAATTCCGGATATGGCCAAGGCGTTGGCGGTGGTGTCGACGCTGGAGACGCGGATGGCGGCCTGGCGGGCGGCACTGGGGCCTGTCAACAGGCCCTAG
- a CDS encoding acyl-CoA carboxylase subunit beta, with the protein MPHEALLAELDRRREAARAMGGEEKLAKRRAGGDLNAQERLDKLVDADSFIELGVLGASARFELDADETPRDGKLVGFGRIDGRDVGVVVNDFTTKGASTSATNSRKMGYVRKACTERGMPFVHVGESTGARLPDAMGSRGMGALLGNDTSQFRRMRDTPWVAAALNTSFGSSAWLCCCSDFSVMKKGSIMSVSSPRLVSMAIGEKVDLEELGGWRLHAEQTGLIDYFVDTDEEAMQAIRRFLSYMPSHNGQLPPAAEVTEGSGEGQERILEILPEKRTQVYNMKKILEIIFDRGSLLEIKARFGKPLIAALARLQGQVVGVIANNPMSGGGALSAEACRKAVDFTVMCDSFNIPLIRFMDTPGFVVGLDAERRGAPGHIMNFMNATCLTTVPQITVLCRKAYGRAYVAMGGGAHNDVMVAWPMAEVSFMDPVFATNIVHNKAPSDEGFEEALADIQKDLEVWDMARIFSAQDVIKPQETRAFLIRMLDVHRRRRSGGIGEHLMRTWPTSY; encoded by the coding sequence ATGCCCCATGAAGCATTGCTGGCGGAACTCGATCGCCGGCGCGAAGCCGCGCGCGCCATGGGCGGCGAGGAAAAGCTGGCCAAGCGCCGCGCGGGCGGCGACCTGAATGCGCAGGAACGCCTGGACAAGCTGGTCGACGCCGACAGCTTCATCGAACTGGGCGTGCTGGGCGCCTCGGCGCGCTTCGAACTGGACGCGGACGAGACGCCGCGCGACGGCAAGCTGGTGGGCTTCGGCCGCATCGACGGGCGTGACGTCGGCGTGGTGGTGAATGACTTCACCACCAAGGGCGCGTCCACCAGCGCCACCAATTCGCGCAAGATGGGCTACGTCCGCAAGGCCTGCACCGAGCGCGGCATGCCCTTCGTGCACGTCGGCGAATCCACCGGCGCGCGCCTGCCGGACGCCATGGGTTCGCGCGGCATGGGCGCGCTGCTGGGCAACGACACCTCGCAGTTTCGCCGCATGCGCGATACGCCGTGGGTGGCCGCGGCGCTCAATACCTCGTTCGGGTCGTCGGCATGGCTGTGCTGCTGCTCGGATTTTTCCGTGATGAAGAAAGGCTCGATCATGTCGGTATCGAGCCCTCGCCTGGTGTCGATGGCCATCGGGGAAAAGGTAGACCTGGAAGAATTGGGCGGCTGGCGGCTGCACGCCGAACAGACGGGCCTGATCGACTATTTCGTCGACACCGACGAAGAGGCCATGCAGGCCATCCGCCGGTTCCTGTCCTATATGCCGTCGCACAACGGCCAGCTGCCGCCGGCCGCGGAGGTTACCGAAGGCTCGGGGGAAGGGCAGGAGCGGATCCTCGAGATCCTGCCGGAGAAGCGTACCCAGGTCTACAACATGAAGAAGATCCTGGAGATCATCTTCGACCGCGGCAGCCTGCTGGAAATCAAGGCCCGCTTCGGCAAGCCGCTGATCGCGGCACTGGCCCGCCTGCAAGGCCAGGTCGTGGGCGTCATTGCCAACAACCCGATGTCGGGCGGCGGTGCGCTGTCGGCCGAGGCGTGCCGCAAGGCGGTGGACTTCACCGTGATGTGCGACAGCTTCAATATCCCGCTGATCCGCTTCATGGATACGCCGGGCTTCGTCGTGGGGCTGGACGCCGAGCGGCGCGGCGCGCCGGGCCACATCATGAACTTCATGAACGCCACCTGCCTGACCACCGTGCCGCAGATTACGGTGCTGTGCCGCAAGGCCTATGGCCGCGCCTACGTGGCCATGGGCGGCGGCGCGCACAACGACGTCATGGTGGCGTGGCCGATGGCGGAGGTCAGCTTCATGGACCCGGTGTTCGCCACGAATATCGTGCACAACAAGGCGCCGTCCGACGAAGGCTTCGAGGAAGCGCTGGCCGACATCCAGAAGGACCTGGAAGTCTGGGACATGGCCCGGATCTTCTCCGCGCAGGACGTTATCAAGCCACAGGAAACCCGCGCATTCCTCATCCGCATGCTGGATGTGCACCGGCGCCGCCGTTCGGGCGGCATCGGCGAACACCTGATGCGTACCTGGCCTACGAGTTACTGA
- a CDS encoding acetyl-CoA carboxylase biotin carboxylase subunit, translating into MASLNRLLVANRGEIACRVMRTCRALGIETVAVYSEADREAAHVAMADQACAIGPSRASESYLRQDAILQAAAQAGAQAVHPGYGFLSENASFAQAVLQAGLTWIGPRPDSIRDMGDKQRARELAVAAGVPVVPGSERYEAGALDGMAESAARVGYPLLVKAVAGGGGIGMRRVDKPEDLMAVVEASQSMAAKAFGNGAVFLERYIPLARHVEIQVFGFGDGNAIHLYERDCSLQRRYQKIIEESPAPGLPAATRARMAQAAVDLCRATRYQGAGTVEFIVDAASFEFYFLEMNTRIQVEHPVTEMITGRDLVAMQIDLARGQLPALAQDEIATRGHAIECRLYAEDPKRMFMPSPGRLAVFRPPADLPGVRVDSGYREGDEITPFYDPMVAKLIAHGDDRDTARRIAADALRQFAVEGIRHNRDFLIACLEHPDFAAGDVHTGFVESHRQALC; encoded by the coding sequence ATGGCGTCCCTGAACCGTCTGCTGGTCGCCAATCGCGGCGAGATCGCCTGCCGTGTCATGCGCACCTGCCGCGCGCTGGGCATCGAGACCGTCGCCGTCTATTCCGAGGCCGACCGCGAGGCGGCGCACGTGGCCATGGCGGACCAGGCCTGTGCCATCGGGCCGTCGCGCGCCAGCGAAAGCTATTTGCGGCAGGACGCCATACTGCAAGCCGCCGCGCAGGCAGGCGCGCAAGCCGTCCACCCCGGTTATGGCTTTCTTTCGGAAAACGCTTCCTTCGCCCAGGCCGTCCTGCAAGCGGGATTGACCTGGATCGGCCCGCGCCCCGACAGCATTCGGGACATGGGCGACAAGCAGCGCGCGCGCGAACTGGCCGTCGCCGCCGGCGTGCCCGTCGTACCCGGCAGCGAGCGCTACGAAGCGGGTGCCCTGGACGGCATGGCGGAAAGCGCCGCGCGCGTCGGCTACCCCCTGCTGGTCAAGGCCGTCGCCGGTGGCGGCGGCATCGGCATGCGCCGGGTCGACAAGCCCGAGGACTTGATGGCCGTCGTCGAAGCCAGCCAATCCATGGCCGCCAAGGCGTTCGGCAACGGCGCGGTATTCCTGGAGCGCTACATTCCGCTGGCGCGCCACGTCGAGATCCAGGTCTTCGGCTTTGGCGACGGCAACGCCATACACCTGTACGAACGCGATTGCTCGCTGCAGCGCCGCTACCAGAAAATCATCGAGGAAAGCCCGGCACCGGGACTGCCCGCCGCGACGCGCGCCCGCATGGCCCAGGCGGCCGTGGACTTGTGCCGCGCCACCCGCTACCAGGGCGCGGGCACGGTCGAATTCATCGTGGACGCGGCCTCTTTCGAGTTCTACTTTCTGGAAATGAACACGCGCATCCAGGTGGAGCATCCGGTGACCGAAATGATCACCGGCCGGGATCTGGTGGCCATGCAGATCGACCTGGCACGCGGCCAGCTGCCGGCACTGGCCCAGGACGAGATCGCCACGCGCGGACATGCCATCGAATGCCGGCTGTATGCCGAGGATCCCAAGCGCATGTTCATGCCGTCGCCCGGCAGGCTGGCCGTGTTCCGTCCGCCGGCGGACCTGCCCGGTGTCCGGGTGGACAGCGGCTACCGGGAAGGAGACGAGATCACGCCGTTCTACGATCCCATGGTCGCCAAGCTGATCGCGCATGGAGACGACCGCGATACCGCGCGCCGTATCGCGGCGGATGCCTTGCGGCAATTCGCGGTCGAAGGCATACGGCACAATCGCGATTTCCTGATCGCCTGCCTGGAACATCCGGACTTCGCCGCCGGCGATGTCCATACCGGTTTCGTCGAGTCGCACCGCCAAGCCCTCTGCTAA
- a CDS encoding mandelate racemase/muconate lactonizing enzyme family protein, whose product MSKIRKVTLRRLRLPLTTPYRLSYRTFTEFEPYLVELEDEAGRRAFADGHVSPGSSSETREGAWAFCLEQLAALPGRDAGDAKAALLARFLDSKVAVTAMVCAIEALENSPFLDVVQDTVLPLLVPVSALEPAAIAEEIDRRIAAGFRVFKVKVGKDVAADLERVRAIQRAADGRASLRLDANRAYSRDDAVAFVGKLDPEGIELFEQPCDADDWDANAAVALASPVPLMLDEPICALADIDRAATLRNVGYCKLKLKRFGSLERLAEGLNRVRANGMRPVLGDGLGSEVHNWMEACVARTTIDNAGEFNGFLKHPDKLFRQPLGFERGAVVMPAGYRPELDHAAIDRLTVERRDFGA is encoded by the coding sequence ATGAGCAAAATACGCAAAGTCACGCTGCGCCGCCTGCGCCTGCCGCTGACCACCCCCTACCGCCTCTCCTATCGCACGTTCACCGAGTTCGAACCCTATCTGGTGGAACTGGAAGACGAGGCCGGCCGGCGGGCGTTCGCCGACGGCCATGTGTCGCCCGGTTCCAGCAGCGAGACGCGCGAGGGCGCATGGGCGTTCTGCCTGGAGCAGCTGGCTGCGCTGCCCGGACGCGATGCCGGCGACGCCAAGGCCGCGCTGCTGGCCCGCTTCCTGGACAGCAAGGTGGCCGTCACCGCCATGGTGTGCGCGATCGAGGCACTGGAGAACTCGCCCTTCCTGGACGTGGTGCAGGACACCGTGCTGCCGTTGCTGGTACCCGTCAGCGCCCTGGAGCCGGCCGCCATCGCCGAGGAGATCGACCGCCGCATCGCCGCGGGCTTCCGGGTCTTCAAGGTCAAGGTCGGCAAGGACGTCGCCGCGGACCTGGAGCGCGTACGCGCCATCCAGCGTGCGGCGGATGGACGCGCGAGCCTGCGCCTGGACGCCAACCGCGCCTATAGCCGCGACGACGCCGTGGCCTTCGTCGGCAAGCTGGACCCGGAAGGCATCGAGCTGTTCGAGCAGCCCTGCGATGCCGATGATTGGGACGCCAATGCCGCGGTGGCGCTGGCCAGCCCCGTGCCGCTGATGCTGGACGAACCGATCTGCGCGCTTGCCGATATCGACCGCGCCGCCACGCTGCGCAATGTGGGCTACTGCAAGCTGAAGCTCAAGCGTTTCGGCAGCCTGGAACGGCTGGCCGAAGGCCTGAATCGCGTGCGCGCCAACGGCATGCGCCCGGTCCTGGGCGACGGCCTGGGCAGCGAAGTCCATAACTGGATGGAAGCGTGCGTGGCGCGCACCACGATAGACAACGCCGGTGAGTTCAACGGCTTCCTGAAGCATCCGGACAAGCTGTTTCGCCAGCCGCTGGGCTTCGAGCGCGGCGCCGTCGTCATGCCGGCGGGCTATCGGCCCGAACTGGATCATGCCGCCATCGACAGGTTGACGGTCGAGCGGCGCGATTTCGGCGCCTGA
- a CDS encoding TrmB family transcriptional regulator, whose translation MSVKHVARDDASTDNISGDLKRLGFTEYEAKVYVQLLGMPPSTAYEISKQAGVPRPNTYSALDSLARRGAVLPVRENPTCYVAARPRELLDAIARQTRSLCSGLTERLEAVTPRSDDHYVWTLRGDPAVHEHIDMLIERSTETVWIKAADHVLRRHADRLREAAVTRGVRLLIVLFGNNAEEFRYTDKCSVYIHENNGVRMGTADNLFTLAVDYREMLTANVEGDVIAAHSKNMPIVTMALSLIRHDYYMAEIFARFGSQIDEAFGPYLRDLRLPSFTPEQVASFKKNTGVV comes from the coding sequence ATGAGCGTCAAGCATGTGGCCAGGGACGACGCGTCCACTGACAACATTTCCGGCGATTTGAAAAGACTGGGCTTCACCGAGTATGAAGCCAAGGTCTATGTGCAGCTGCTGGGCATGCCGCCTTCGACTGCCTACGAGATCTCCAAGCAGGCGGGCGTGCCGCGGCCCAATACCTACAGCGCGCTGGACAGCCTGGCGCGGCGCGGCGCCGTACTGCCGGTGCGCGAGAACCCTACCTGCTATGTCGCCGCACGGCCACGCGAACTGCTGGACGCGATCGCACGTCAGACGCGCTCGCTGTGCTCAGGGCTGACCGAACGCCTGGAGGCCGTCACCCCGCGTAGCGACGACCACTACGTCTGGACGCTGCGTGGCGACCCGGCGGTGCACGAACACATCGACATGCTGATCGAGCGCAGCACCGAGACGGTCTGGATCAAGGCCGCCGACCACGTGCTGCGGCGCCATGCCGACCGCTTGCGCGAGGCCGCCGTCACGCGGGGGGTGCGCTTGCTGATCGTCCTGTTCGGCAACAATGCGGAGGAATTCCGCTACACCGACAAGTGCAGCGTCTATATCCATGAAAACAACGGCGTACGCATGGGCACGGCGGACAACCTGTTCACCCTGGCCGTCGATTACCGCGAGATGCTCACCGCCAACGTCGAGGGTGACGTCATTGCGGCGCACTCCAAGAACATGCCTATTGTCACGATGGCCTTGTCGCTGATACGCCATGACTATTACATGGCGGAGATCTTCGCCCGCTTCGGCAGCCAGATCGACGAAGCGTTCGGCCCGTATCTGCGCGATCTGCGGTTGCCCAGCTTCACGCCGGAGCAGGTCGCGTCGTTCAAGAAGAATACCGGGGTGGTGTAG
- a CDS encoding biotin/lipoyl-binding carrier protein — protein sequence MSTVDVKTEITGNVWKVLRQAGDTVEEDEPIVILESMKMEIPVVAPEAGTIAEILVQPEQTISEGSVVARLTV from the coding sequence ATGAGTACCGTAGACGTCAAAACCGAAATCACCGGCAATGTGTGGAAAGTGCTGCGGCAAGCGGGCGATACGGTGGAAGAAGACGAACCCATCGTCATCCTGGAATCCATGAAAATGGAAATCCCGGTCGTCGCGCCGGAGGCCGGCACCATCGCCGAAATCCTGGTCCAACCCGAACAGACCATTTCCGAAGGCAGCGTCGTCGCGCGCCTGACGGTGTGA